The Polyodon spathula isolate WHYD16114869_AA chromosome 23, ASM1765450v1, whole genome shotgun sequence genome has a window encoding:
- the tp53rk gene encoding EKC/KEOPS complex subunit TP53RK, which translates to MDIKKENSSIRQYLSGMELLKQGAEARVYRGKFLGKAAVMKERFPRRYRHPTLDEKLTHRRTAQEVRSILRCRKAGIAVPVVYFVDYTSHCIFLEEIAGSITVRDYIQSTSKTDTEKLHSLAERIGQILAKMHEEDVIHGDLTTSNMLLRIAVEGGSLDLVLIDFGLSYISALPEDKGVDLYVLEKAFLSTHPNTESVFETLLKSYTVSSKKSASVIKKLEEVRLRGRKRSMVG; encoded by the exons atggatataaaaaaagagaacagcTCGATCCGGCAGTATCTCAGCGGGATGGAGTTGCTAAAACAGGGAGCCGAAGCTCGGGTTTACCGGGGGAAGTTCCTGGGGAAAGCGGCGGTCATGAAAGAAAGGTTCCCCAGACGATACAGACACCCGACCCTGGATGAAAAACTCACACACCGTAGGACGGCCCAGGAGGTCCGCTCCATACTCCGGTGCAGGAAAGCAG GTATCGCTGttcctgtagtttattttgttgaCTATACATCACACTGCATTTTTCTTGAAGAAATTGCAGGATCCATTACAGTCCGTGACTACATCCAGTCTACATCCAAAACAGATACGGAAAAACTTCACAGCTTAGCCGAGAGGATAGGGCAGATCCTGGCAAAGATGCATGAAGAAGATGTCATCCACGGGGATCTCACAACATCCAACATGCTTTTGAGGATTGCTGTGGAGGGAGGCAGTTTGGATCTGGTGCTTATTGACTTTGGACTAAGTTACATCTCCGCTTTGCCTGAGGATAAAGGAGTGGACCTTTACGTTCTGGAAAAGGCATTCCTTAGCACCCACCCAAACACAGAATCAGTGTTTGAAACCTTACTTAAAAGCTACACAGTCTCGTCAAAGAAGTCTGCATCTGTGATTAAAAAACTGGAGGAAGTGAGACTGAGAGGAAGGAAAAGATCAATGGTGGGCTGA